From a region of the Methanolobus tindarius DSM 2278 genome:
- a CDS encoding DUF6144 family protein: MDSWIKNLLVTLDEKLDEATKIKIMEACGADCPFTHLNDEKLMEIKKSSGNESEFLQKLSKEWRVIFENGNVYVVFDKCYCPLVNENPEGASKTLCYCTMGNLKKKFRLGLDRDVEIVMEKTVLAGDEECRFRVMV, encoded by the coding sequence ATGGATAGCTGGATTAAGAATTTACTTGTAACTCTGGACGAAAAACTGGATGAAGCAACAAAGATCAAAATAATGGAAGCATGTGGAGCGGACTGTCCTTTCACCCACCTTAATGATGAAAAACTGATGGAAATAAAAAAATCGTCAGGGAATGAATCTGAGTTTCTCCAAAAACTCTCAAAAGAGTGGCGCGTAATATTTGAAAATGGAAATGTGTATGTGGTTTTTGACAAATGCTACTGTCCGCTTGTAAATGAAAATCCGGAAGGTGCTTCTAAGACACTCTGCTATTGTACAATGGGAAATCTCAAAAAGAAGTTCAGGCTTGGACTTGACAGGGATGTTGAAATTGTTATGGAGAAAACCGTACTTGCCGGAGATGAAGAATGTCGCTTCAGGGTGATGGTATGA
- a CDS encoding mechanosensitive ion channel family protein — protein MAESNIELLIENFQGIDFTSILLSVAIFFIAFLITKIVASLLSYISEKIWRHRLHLKTIIPIIKVFIYLFAIYYILTAVFAFSVSQVMILMALLGAAIGLALRDYLADLAAGFVIVMEKPYQVGDRIEIGEYYGEVTDIGLRSTRLVTPYDNTVSAPNNLIFTECVASGNAGSSEMMAELNVYINNNSDADLAIKILREAVVTSRFVYISSSRPVIMLLNDHPFYKIITAKAYVNDLRDEFVYRSDVTRRAWNEFHKAGIKAPELNILGYENRDLKLNNRRVHRDSN, from the coding sequence ATGGCAGAATCCAACATCGAATTATTAATTGAAAATTTTCAGGGAATTGACTTTACTTCCATATTACTTTCAGTTGCCATATTTTTCATTGCGTTTCTAATTACAAAGATAGTCGCATCCCTTCTCAGCTACATCTCTGAAAAAATATGGAGACACAGGCTTCATCTAAAAACAATAATCCCCATAATTAAAGTCTTCATTTACCTCTTCGCTATCTATTATATTCTTACAGCAGTCTTTGCATTCTCAGTAAGTCAGGTAATGATATTGATGGCACTTCTTGGTGCAGCAATAGGTTTAGCACTAAGGGATTATTTAGCGGATCTTGCAGCTGGTTTTGTCATAGTAATGGAAAAACCATATCAGGTAGGGGACAGAATTGAAATAGGAGAATATTATGGTGAGGTAACTGACATAGGTTTAAGATCCACCAGACTTGTAACTCCCTATGACAATACTGTCTCAGCTCCTAATAACCTGATATTTACAGAATGTGTGGCAAGTGGCAATGCAGGCAGTTCGGAAATGATGGCCGAACTTAACGTGTATATTAACAACAACTCTGATGCTGATCTGGCCATTAAGATATTAAGAGAAGCAGTTGTCACTTCCCGTTTTGTTTACATCTCATCTTCAAGACCTGTCATAATGCTCCTTAACGACCATCCGTTTTACAAAATCATCACAGCAAAAGCTTATGTAAATGACCTTCGGGATGAATTTGTTTACAGATCGGATGTAACAAGAAGAGCATGGAATGAGTTCCATAAAGCCGGGATTAAAGCTCCTGAGTTAAATATATTGGGATATGAAAATCGTGACTTAAAATTAAATAACCGGAGAGTCCATAGAGACAGTAATTGA
- a CDS encoding potassium channel family protein, whose translation MLSFVLTFFIFIRSLFNMFKEPEFRSIFTLVIFTLTLGTVTYHSIEGWTWLDSLYFSVITLTTIGFGDLAPATDIGKIFTIIYVFIGLGILLGFVNASGEHFRKQQVERMSQRNPNFLWDSGDTLEEMEKDILENIKDD comes from the coding sequence ATGCTATCATTTGTTCTGACATTCTTTATATTCATTCGTTCGCTCTTCAATATGTTCAAGGAGCCTGAATTTCGAAGCATTTTCACGCTTGTTATATTTACCCTGACTCTGGGAACTGTAACCTATCATTCAATAGAAGGATGGACCTGGCTTGATTCCCTATATTTCTCTGTGATAACCCTGACAACAATAGGCTTCGGAGATTTAGCCCCAGCAACTGATATTGGTAAAATATTCACCATTATCTACGTTTTCATAGGACTTGGAATATTGCTAGGCTTTGTTAATGCCAGTGGCGAACATTTCAGAAAACAACAGGTAGAGAGAATGTCCCAGCGTAATCCTAATTTCCTGTGGGATTCCGGTGATACTCTGGAGGAGATGGAAAAGGATATTCTGGAGAATATTAAGGATGATTAA
- a CDS encoding PAS domain S-box protein, whose protein sequence is MKTDLSGYRTLFEKNHTPMLLVDPDSMDIIDANSAACQYYESSAEELSRMKIFEIVSHSGEKCSHFINKALNGQQDQFICTCRIPFKEKHDVEISTIPIKIENKYILCFSITDITRTKEAEKELHITEKRLKSLVEILQSKHESIHEALDFALEEAIKLTESEIGYIFYYSEKEKLFTVNSWSEKAIDGCDVEEIKTVYKLEDTGIWGEPVRQRKPIIVNDFHKPNPLIKGYPQGHVRVNKFMSVPIFRNGKIVAVIGVANKKSDYTENNILQLTLLMDSVWKVIGQIGAEEALRESEKKYRGLFENNISGVVITKAITDETGHPVDFVFLEVNEIFEKDTGLNAEKIIGKRVSDVFSNIDKGENSTYGLHVKVALTGLADSTETYSTDLKKYFNVNAYSIEKNVVVGVFQDITERKEMQQELAESKEKYQMLSDLTYEGIAIHENGIVLEANEAIHRLTGYTNEELIGRNLLELLAHPDDIDKIKQQMKKNSTKPYEVRTIRKDGTVIITEIESHTITYKGKKVRVAAARDITERKTAENKLFESEEKLRLFIEHAPAALVMLDRDMRHIAVSRRWADLVGLSTEEIIGTHHYDLLPHLPEYYKEAHRCALKGENIRRDDDRVEMPDGSIHWSSWEVRPWKTADGTIGGIIIFSEDVTDRKETEIALRENEAILSEVSKIGKIGGWELDVESNKVKWTKEIEVIHGKEDASDPAESLKLFLPESRNILEKALNDAIENAEPYDLDLEMISGKGEYKWVRAIGKPVIEGNRVVKLTGTLQDITTLKEAELKLLESEEKLKLFIEHAPASLAMFDRDMRYISVSRRWRNDFSLNDREVIGISHYEIFPEIKEELKKIHQRVIEGEIISDEGSRFKRTDGTIQWLRWEARPWKTTNGSIGGIVIFSEDITERKEIEQELRESEERFKALHNASFGGITIHDKGVILDCNLGLSDMTGYSHDELIGMNGLLLIAESHRDIVMSNILSGYEKPYESMGLRKNGTEYPLRLEARNIPYKGKQVRVVEFRDITEQKLAEKALLEKTKELEVYFTSSLDLLCIVNTKGQFIRLNPEWENVLGYPISELEGRYFIDFVHPDDKETTIGVLTDQANQGTKVQSFENRYLARDGTYRWIEWRSAPIGELIYAVARDITKRKKAEEKLQESEEKLRLFIEHAPAALTMLDCDMRHIAVSQRWLEDFSLDMDIIGKHHYEVMPYIKEKWKEAHQKALNGEVVRSNEDFYIRDDGRMRWLRWELRPWKAADGSIGGIIIFAEDITERKEYEEKLRERESLLTRMGNIAKIGGWELDLLTNKPSWTPEVAKIHELDVDSVASTDMGLSYYPEKSREILEKSFNKLIEESEPYELELEFITAKGNHKWVRTSGFPKIVDGKVVKVTGILQDITERKSAEKKLLEYAEELENKNIELDKALVKAEEATRAKSAFLANMSHEIRTPMNGVIGMTNLLLTTKLNEEQRHYIDTVKKSGESLLELINDILDISKIEAGKLEIDVIDTNLQEMLEDVASILSVKANSKGLEFICIADPDVPVNIKADPARLKQILINLGGNAIKFTHEGEVVIRVSLESESEDAETLRFSVRDTGIGIPDEKKDLLFQKFSQVDASTTRYYGGTGLGLAISRELVELMNGEIGFESKEGKGSEFWFKLNVEKSPAAEIQDRYYPGIEDISVLVVDDNKTNREVLVKLLDSWNMKVDEAENGPSAIEKLFKAHEKGEDFHIAILDMQMPGMDGVLLGRIIKSDKDLNGTSLIMLSSAGQMPDNWEQNKSNFAACLSKPVKSSVLFTKLSSLLSEDNKGEKDNIVKNGENSEKSSIDSSKARILLVEDNVINQHVAQSMLRKLGITADVANNGLEAIEALETIPYDLVFMDIQMPEMDGLEASKHIRNKHSSVINHDVPIIAMTAHAMKGDDEKCIEAGMNDYMSKPINLELLAAKIDKWLDNEPEKDDVNNSPDEQKEEPKIFDYDLFMENIMDDMVIARGIIDIFNRNAPRQLDELKKAISEKEIESIVNSAHSLKGASASVGGMALSDISSRIEMQAGSGEMDMIAKMLPELEKSYELLMQELEKI, encoded by the coding sequence ATGAAAACAGATTTGTCAGGATACAGGACATTATTTGAAAAAAACCATACCCCGATGCTGCTGGTAGATCCGGACAGTATGGACATAATTGATGCGAACAGTGCAGCCTGCCAATACTATGAGTCATCCGCTGAAGAGCTGAGCCGGATGAAAATATTTGAAATAGTTTCTCATTCCGGGGAGAAATGCAGTCATTTTATCAACAAAGCACTCAACGGACAGCAGGACCAGTTCATCTGTACTTGCCGAATCCCATTTAAAGAAAAACATGATGTTGAAATTTCTACAATACCAATAAAAATAGAAAACAAATACATTCTCTGCTTCAGTATTACTGATATAACAAGAACAAAAGAAGCAGAAAAAGAGCTTCATATAACAGAAAAAAGGCTAAAAAGCCTTGTAGAAATCCTGCAATCAAAACATGAATCCATCCATGAAGCACTGGACTTTGCACTTGAAGAAGCTATAAAATTAACAGAAAGTGAAATCGGTTACATTTTCTATTATAGTGAAAAAGAGAAGCTATTCACTGTAAACTCATGGTCTGAGAAGGCAATAGATGGTTGTGACGTTGAAGAGATAAAAACTGTTTACAAGCTGGAAGATACAGGAATCTGGGGGGAGCCGGTAAGACAACGCAAACCTATTATTGTAAATGACTTCCACAAACCTAATCCCCTTATTAAAGGATATCCGCAAGGTCATGTCAGAGTTAATAAATTTATGAGTGTACCCATTTTCAGGAATGGAAAAATCGTTGCTGTAATAGGAGTTGCCAACAAAAAATCCGATTATACAGAAAATAACATTCTCCAGCTTACTCTTCTCATGGATTCTGTTTGGAAGGTCATAGGACAGATAGGTGCAGAAGAAGCCCTGAGAGAGAGTGAAAAGAAGTACCGTGGTCTTTTTGAGAATAACATCAGTGGTGTAGTCATTACTAAAGCAATTACAGATGAAACAGGTCATCCTGTTGATTTTGTTTTTCTTGAAGTAAATGAAATCTTTGAAAAAGATACCGGGCTTAACGCCGAAAAAATAATAGGAAAACGTGTAAGTGATGTCTTTTCTAATATTGACAAAGGAGAAAACAGCACTTATGGCCTGCACGTGAAAGTCGCACTTACCGGACTTGCCGACAGTACAGAAACGTATTCTACGGATTTAAAAAAATACTTCAATGTAAATGCATACAGTATCGAAAAAAATGTTGTTGTAGGAGTATTTCAGGACATCACAGAACGTAAAGAAATGCAGCAAGAACTTGCAGAAAGCAAGGAAAAGTACCAGATGCTCTCAGACCTGACCTACGAGGGTATTGCTATTCATGAGAATGGGATTGTTCTTGAGGCAAATGAGGCTATACATCGCCTGACAGGATATACAAATGAAGAACTTATAGGCAGGAATCTTCTGGAATTACTTGCTCATCCTGATGATATTGACAAAATAAAACAGCAGATGAAAAAGAATTCTACTAAGCCTTATGAGGTTCGCACTATCAGAAAAGATGGAACTGTAATCATAACTGAAATTGAATCCCATACTATTACATACAAAGGAAAGAAGGTCAGGGTAGCTGCGGCAAGAGACATAACCGAACGTAAGACTGCTGAGAACAAGCTGTTTGAGAGTGAGGAAAAACTAAGGTTGTTCATAGAACATGCACCTGCTGCATTGGTCATGTTAGATCGCGATATGCGACATATAGCTGTTAGTCGCCGATGGGCTGACTTGGTAGGTCTTAGCACTGAGGAAATTATTGGGACACATCATTACGACCTGTTACCTCATCTACCGGAATACTATAAGGAAGCACATCGTTGTGCATTAAAGGGAGAGAACATTCGCAGAGATGATGATCGCGTAGAGATGCCTGATGGATCAATCCATTGGAGTTCTTGGGAAGTGAGACCATGGAAAACAGCTGATGGCACAATAGGTGGCATAATTATCTTTTCAGAAGACGTTACCGATAGAAAAGAAACTGAAATCGCACTCAGGGAAAATGAAGCTATTCTCAGTGAAGTCAGCAAAATAGGGAAAATCGGTGGATGGGAACTGGATGTTGAATCAAATAAAGTCAAATGGACAAAAGAAATTGAGGTAATCCATGGAAAAGAAGATGCTTCCGACCCTGCAGAAAGCCTGAAACTTTTCCTGCCTGAATCCAGAAATATACTGGAAAAAGCGCTTAATGATGCTATTGAAAATGCTGAACCATATGATCTTGATCTGGAAATGATTTCTGGAAAAGGCGAATACAAATGGGTAAGAGCAATTGGAAAACCTGTAATAGAAGGTAACAGGGTTGTAAAATTAACAGGCACATTGCAGGATATAACCACACTTAAAGAAGCCGAATTAAAACTGCTTGAAAGCGAAGAAAAGTTGAAACTTTTCATTGAGCATGCTCCTGCTTCCCTGGCAATGTTTGACAGGGATATGAGATATATATCTGTTAGCCGCCGTTGGAGGAATGACTTTTCTCTTAATGACCGGGAGGTTATCGGAATATCACACTACGAAATATTCCCTGAAATCAAAGAGGAACTGAAAAAGATCCATCAGCGAGTCATAGAAGGAGAAATCATTAGTGATGAGGGTAGTCGTTTCAAACGTACAGACGGAACGATACAGTGGTTACGGTGGGAAGCAAGGCCATGGAAAACAACTAATGGCAGCATTGGTGGCATTGTAATATTCTCAGAAGATATCACAGAGAGGAAAGAAATAGAGCAGGAACTAAGAGAAAGTGAAGAACGGTTCAAAGCCCTTCACAACGCATCCTTTGGTGGAATTACCATTCACGACAAAGGTGTGATACTTGATTGTAACCTGGGTCTTTCAGATATGACAGGCTATTCACATGATGAACTCATAGGAATGAATGGACTACTTTTGATAGCCGAAAGCCACAGGGATATAGTCATGTCCAATATACTTTCAGGCTACGAAAAACCATATGAATCAATGGGACTTCGAAAAAATGGAACTGAGTATCCCCTCAGGCTTGAAGCAAGGAATATACCCTACAAAGGTAAACAGGTAAGAGTTGTTGAATTCAGGGACATAACGGAACAGAAACTGGCTGAAAAAGCTTTACTTGAGAAAACAAAGGAACTTGAAGTATATTTCACATCCAGTCTTGACCTCCTTTGCATTGTTAACACAAAAGGACAATTCATCCGTCTGAATCCTGAATGGGAAAATGTACTTGGATACCCTATCAGCGAGCTGGAAGGTCGTTACTTCATAGATTTTGTACATCCTGATGACAAAGAGACTACCATTGGAGTCCTTACTGATCAGGCCAATCAGGGAACAAAGGTTCAAAGCTTTGAGAACCGTTACCTTGCCAGGGATGGAACTTACCGCTGGATAGAATGGCGCTCTGCCCCGATAGGAGAACTAATCTACGCAGTAGCAAGGGATATTACAAAGCGGAAGAAAGCAGAAGAAAAACTGCAAGAGAGTGAAGAAAAGCTTAGACTGTTCATTGAACACGCACCTGCAGCCCTGACAATGCTTGACTGTGATATGCGGCACATAGCCGTGAGCCAGAGATGGCTTGAAGATTTTTCCCTTGACATGGACATTATAGGTAAACATCACTATGAAGTAATGCCTTATATCAAGGAAAAATGGAAAGAAGCACATCAAAAAGCGCTGAACGGAGAAGTGGTACGCAGTAATGAGGACTTTTATATCAGAGATGATGGTCGTATGCGTTGGCTTCGCTGGGAGCTCAGGCCATGGAAAGCAGCCGACGGCTCGATTGGTGGCATTATAATCTTTGCAGAAGACATCACTGAACGTAAGGAATACGAAGAAAAGCTTCGGGAAAGAGAATCACTTCTTACCAGAATGGGAAATATTGCAAAGATAGGCGGATGGGAGCTTGATTTGCTTACCAACAAACCCAGCTGGACACCTGAAGTTGCAAAGATACACGAACTGGACGTAGATTCAGTAGCAAGTACTGACATGGGATTGTCTTATTATCCTGAAAAATCAAGGGAGATACTTGAGAAATCATTTAATAAACTCATCGAGGAAAGTGAACCTTATGAACTCGAACTTGAATTTATAACAGCTAAAGGAAACCACAAATGGGTCAGAACAAGTGGTTTTCCGAAAATCGTAGATGGGAAGGTTGTGAAAGTAACCGGAATATTGCAGGACATTACAGAACGTAAGAGTGCAGAGAAAAAACTGCTGGAATATGCCGAGGAACTGGAAAATAAGAATATAGAACTTGACAAAGCCCTGGTAAAGGCGGAAGAAGCCACCAGAGCTAAAAGTGCTTTCCTGGCTAATATGTCCCATGAAATACGCACACCAATGAATGGCGTCATAGGAATGACAAACCTTCTGCTCACTACAAAACTGAATGAAGAGCAGAGACACTATATTGATACTGTAAAGAAAAGCGGGGAATCCCTTCTTGAACTTATCAATGATATTCTTGATATCTCTAAAATAGAAGCCGGAAAACTGGAAATCGATGTAATCGATACTAACCTTCAGGAAATGCTGGAAGATGTAGCATCAATTCTGTCTGTAAAAGCAAATAGCAAAGGACTCGAATTTATATGTATAGCTGACCCTGATGTGCCGGTAAATATCAAAGCAGACCCTGCAAGACTGAAGCAGATACTGATAAATCTCGGTGGAAATGCAATAAAATTCACACATGAAGGTGAAGTTGTCATCAGGGTCAGCCTGGAATCAGAAAGTGAAGATGCAGAAACACTACGTTTTTCTGTCAGGGATACAGGTATTGGAATTCCTGATGAGAAAAAGGACCTCCTTTTCCAGAAATTCAGCCAGGTAGATGCTTCAACAACACGTTATTACGGAGGCACAGGACTTGGCCTTGCGATTTCCAGGGAACTTGTGGAACTGATGAACGGTGAAATAGGTTTTGAAAGTAAGGAAGGTAAAGGTTCGGAGTTCTGGTTCAAACTAAATGTTGAGAAATCTCCTGCAGCTGAAATACAAGACAGATACTATCCGGGAATTGAAGATATTAGTGTCCTGGTAGTTGATGACAATAAGACTAACCGTGAAGTCCTGGTAAAGCTGCTTGATTCCTGGAATATGAAAGTAGATGAAGCAGAGAATGGGCCTTCAGCAATTGAGAAGCTTTTTAAAGCACATGAAAAAGGAGAAGATTTCCATATAGCTATACTGGATATGCAAATGCCGGGTATGGATGGAGTTCTGCTTGGACGTATTATTAAATCAGACAAGGATTTGAATGGGACATCATTAATAATGTTAAGCTCTGCAGGACAAATGCCTGATAACTGGGAGCAAAATAAAAGTAATTTTGCAGCCTGTCTTTCAAAACCCGTTAAATCTTCAGTTCTGTTTACAAAATTGTCTTCGCTGTTATCTGAAGACAATAAAGGAGAAAAAGACAACATTGTTAAAAACGGGGAGAATAGTGAAAAATCCAGTATTGATAGCAGCAAAGCAAGGATACTGCTTGTGGAAGACAATGTGATTAACCAGCATGTTGCCCAGAGTATGCTCCGCAAACTTGGCATTACAGCAGATGTTGCAAATAACGGGCTGGAAGCCATCGAAGCCCTGGAAACAATACCTTATGACCTTGTTTTTATGGACATACAAATGCCTGAAATGGATGGACTGGAAGCGAGTAAGCACATCCGTAATAAGCATTCCTCGGTCATCAACCATGATGTTCCTATCATTGCCATGACAGCACATGCAATGAAAGGAGATGACGAAAAATGCATAGAAGCAGGCATGAATGATTATATGTCAAAACCTATTAATCTGGAATTGCTTGCAGCAAAGATAGACAAGTGGCTGGATAATGAACCGGAAAAGGATGATGTAAACAATTCCCCGGATGAGCAAAAAGAAGAACCAAAGATATTTGACTACGATCTCTTTATGGAAAATATCATGGATGATATGGTCATTGCCAGGGGAATCATTGATATCTTTAATAGAAATGCTCCTCGCCAGCTTGATGAACTGAAGAAAGCTATTAGTGAAAAGGAAATTGAAAGTATTGTCAATAGTGCACATTCACTAAAAGGAGCCTCGGCAAGTGTTGGAGGAATGGCACTTAGTGACATATCTTCCAGAATAGAGATGCAGGCAGGCTCCGGTGAGATGGATATGATCGCGAAAATGCTGCCGGAACTGGAAAAGAGTTATGAGCTCCTTATGCAGGAATTAGAAAAAATATAA
- a CDS encoding PDC sensor domain-containing protein, whose amino-acid sequence MGEEKSFSVFDPSIRFEHREFYEEIVNELNVIIPVCFYGEAIAISISENATEQDQITELMKRVENFSRQLLQITKKLFDQYYIAKEEQHESILHTTAYNKINTLDRNLLERTCDVRWWALETAFSDCIEFYEKIRQDSGPILHILENVQFQSQAGGQEIAERTDFSISVSESKMLSQITDKLRAFSGLLKDNALKSFISVFKQFCHKFQGREESRKSLEAFLQDLLELDSRISFACYRLEDIKNSYTLYRDLVIADSEGYILANSNSHRRAEVLGTRVNDEDWFIRALNTQNGTEYVAQDICPSKVEEQLSLVYSTAVRENSDERGKVLGAMGIFFDFQGEAGIILDEYMPLTEDGLIQDGCYSMFTSSDGKIIASTDEDILEIGKKAHIPRNNRALADGEQVNTYMAFEGVDSAIFSSRTDGYLEYRGLGWSSHVILPKSHIFADTIQADGFNIEAKELMNSNINPDINKQTYAKIQNDKDDIQLISLNGTIYASKMGNRGDQLGPIFSQITHSSNFITSKMEELLQEMATVELQLNLKTLENFAKQAIDLVDRNLFERSADIRWWSTDEYFWKALSHPSEEEFMKASDRLKVINGSYTMYRNLVLADSSGTIKACSNTELMDELSEIDVSDHIWFQEGSNTSRSSQYAVQDVMDSPLEKDKPRSLIYAGGVRENGAREGKSIGVLGVLFDWDTEAKTILETCLPKDRKGDVIPGSVAVYVNQDFEVIETTGENDFSVGSVLSLPHEVSFLHSGEKVSGLFESNGQKYIYGACRTKGYREYPGLNWVACVLRPISTGA is encoded by the coding sequence ATGGGAGAGGAAAAAAGCTTCAGTGTTTTTGATCCTTCGATACGTTTTGAACATCGGGAATTTTATGAAGAGATCGTTAATGAACTCAATGTTATTATTCCGGTATGTTTTTACGGAGAAGCTATTGCTATTTCAATAAGTGAAAATGCAACAGAACAGGATCAGATTACCGAATTAATGAAACGCGTGGAAAACTTTTCACGCCAGTTGTTGCAAATAACAAAGAAATTATTTGACCAGTATTACATTGCCAAAGAAGAACAACATGAATCAATTCTTCATACCACTGCTTACAATAAGATCAACACTCTGGACAGGAATCTTCTTGAGCGGACCTGTGATGTGAGGTGGTGGGCTCTTGAAACTGCTTTTAGTGATTGTATTGAGTTTTATGAAAAAATCAGGCAAGACTCGGGTCCCATTTTGCATATTCTGGAAAATGTCCAGTTTCAATCTCAAGCCGGCGGGCAGGAAATTGCAGAGAGAACTGATTTTTCCATTTCAGTTTCAGAATCAAAAATGCTTTCTCAAATCACCGATAAGCTCAGAGCTTTTTCCGGATTACTAAAAGATAACGCTTTAAAGAGCTTTATAAGTGTATTTAAGCAATTTTGCCATAAATTTCAGGGAAGGGAAGAAAGCAGAAAATCACTGGAAGCTTTTTTGCAGGACCTGTTGGAGCTTGATTCCAGGATATCCTTTGCTTGCTATCGGCTGGAGGACATAAAAAATTCGTATACACTTTATCGAGATCTGGTAATTGCGGATTCAGAAGGATATATACTTGCGAATTCAAACAGCCATAGAAGAGCAGAAGTTCTGGGTACCAGGGTAAATGATGAAGACTGGTTTATCAGGGCTTTGAACACCCAGAACGGAACAGAATATGTTGCCCAGGATATTTGTCCATCAAAAGTAGAAGAACAGCTTTCTCTTGTGTATTCCACTGCTGTTCGTGAGAATAGTGATGAACGTGGAAAGGTGCTTGGTGCCATGGGAATCTTCTTTGATTTCCAGGGAGAAGCCGGAATTATTCTGGATGAATATATGCCTTTAACTGAGGATGGGCTCATACAGGATGGCTGTTATTCTATGTTTACCAGCAGCGATGGAAAAATCATAGCTTCTACGGATGAAGATATACTTGAGATCGGTAAAAAGGCGCATATTCCAAGAAATAATCGTGCTCTTGCTGATGGTGAGCAGGTTAATACCTATATGGCTTTTGAAGGAGTTGACTCCGCAATTTTCTCTTCCAGAACAGATGGCTATCTGGAATACCGTGGGCTTGGCTGGAGTTCCCATGTAATTCTTCCAAAATCACATATTTTTGCGGACACAATTCAGGCTGATGGGTTCAATATTGAAGCAAAGGAGTTAATGAATTCCAATATTAATCCTGATATTAACAAACAGACTTACGCAAAAATACAGAATGATAAAGATGATATTCAATTAATATCACTTAACGGGACTATATACGCCTCTAAAATGGGAAACCGTGGTGATCAGCTGGGGCCAATTTTCAGTCAGATAACCCATTCCAGCAATTTTATTACCTCTAAAATGGAAGAACTGCTACAGGAGATGGCAACCGTTGAACTCCAATTGAATTTAAAGACGCTGGAAAACTTTGCTAAACAGGCAATTGATCTTGTTGACAGGAACCTCTTTGAAAGGTCGGCTGATATCCGCTGGTGGTCAACTGATGAATATTTCTGGAAAGCTCTTTCACATCCTTCAGAAGAAGAATTCATGAAAGCCAGTGACCGGCTTAAAGTTATCAATGGCAGTTATACAATGTACAGGAATCTGGTTTTAGCAGATTCAAGTGGTACTATCAAAGCATGTTCAAATACAGAGTTGATGGATGAGCTTAGTGAAATTGATGTTTCAGATCATATCTGGTTTCAGGAGGGTAGCAATACTTCACGTTCAAGCCAGTATGCTGTTCAGGATGTTATGGATTCTCCTCTTGAAAAGGATAAACCACGTTCTCTGATTTATGCCGGTGGTGTTCGTGAAAATGGAGCACGCGAAGGCAAATCAATTGGTGTGCTTGGCGTACTGTTTGATTGGGACACTGAAGCGAAAACCATATTGGAAACGTGTCTTCCAAAAGACCGCAAAGGTGATGTTATCCCCGGCAGTGTTGCTGTGTACGTTAATCAGGACTTTGAAGTTATTGAGACAACAGGAGAGAATGATTTTTCCGTAGGTTCTGTTCTCTCTCTTCCTCATGAAGTTTCTTTTCTGCATTCTGGTGAGAAAGTTTCCGGTCTTTTTGAATCCAATGGCCAAAAGTATATTTATGGTGCATGCAGGACAAAGGGATACCGTGAATATCCGGGTTTGAATTGGGTTGCCTGTGTCCTGAGGCCAATTTCTACAGGTGCCTGA